One Paraburkholderia dioscoreae DNA segment encodes these proteins:
- a CDS encoding acyl-CoA thioesterase, with translation MTGSRKVLSASATVEVPFHDVDAMNVCWHGHYLKYFEIGRAALLRAFDYDYREMQASGYLWPIVEAHLKYVRPATYGQQIEVRTQLIEHENRLKIGYEIVDCASGTRLTKGYTIQVAVDAATQELQFVSPPVVFDKLERVWGR, from the coding sequence ATGACAGGTTCCCGCAAAGTGCTGAGCGCGAGCGCGACGGTGGAAGTGCCGTTCCACGACGTCGACGCGATGAACGTGTGCTGGCATGGGCACTATCTGAAGTACTTCGAGATTGGCCGCGCGGCGCTGCTGCGCGCTTTCGACTACGACTATCGCGAGATGCAGGCTTCCGGCTACTTGTGGCCGATCGTGGAAGCGCATCTGAAATACGTGCGGCCGGCTACCTACGGTCAGCAGATCGAAGTACGCACGCAACTGATCGAACACGAAAACCGCCTGAAAATAGGCTATGAAATCGTCGATTGCGCGTCCGGCACGCGCCTGACCAAGGGCTATACGATCCAGGTCGCGGTCGATGCCGCCACCCAGGAGTTGCAGTTCGTCTCGCCGCCGGTCGTGTTCGACAAGCTGGAGCGCGTATGGGGACGGTGA
- a CDS encoding outer membrane lipoprotein carrier protein LolA, with the protein MGTVNLRAVIVSTLSALSVASVLAAAVVWTQAASAVSTKEAAPGNPALVSQIAAHLAQARGVRAQFTQTQTLAAMKQPLVSTGSLLFFRERGVIWQIDKPYKATYVITDAGVVEVDANGQRVAAHSAQGTRGVAQVSKMMRAMLGGDLSALYSQFDVEAQGNAAQWRMQLTPNQPQIAQSIKGLAMSGGDYLQSLRITLANGDVTQLDFTKSAAVTELSATERGLLGAP; encoded by the coding sequence ATGGGGACGGTGAATTTGCGCGCGGTGATCGTGAGCACATTGAGCGCGCTGAGTGTGGCGAGTGTGCTCGCCGCGGCAGTCGTATGGACGCAGGCTGCGTCGGCGGTGTCGACGAAAGAAGCCGCGCCCGGCAACCCCGCACTCGTCTCGCAGATCGCCGCGCATCTCGCGCAGGCGCGGGGCGTGCGCGCGCAATTCACGCAGACGCAAACGCTGGCTGCGATGAAGCAGCCGCTCGTCAGTACCGGCTCGCTGTTGTTCTTCCGCGAGCGCGGCGTGATCTGGCAGATCGACAAGCCATACAAAGCCACCTACGTAATCACCGACGCAGGCGTGGTTGAAGTCGATGCGAACGGCCAGCGCGTCGCGGCTCACAGCGCACAGGGCACGCGCGGCGTCGCACAAGTCTCGAAGATGATGCGTGCGATGCTCGGCGGCGATCTGTCGGCGCTGTACTCGCAATTCGACGTGGAAGCCCAGGGTAACGCCGCGCAATGGCGCATGCAGCTCACGCCGAATCAGCCGCAGATCGCGCAGTCGATCAAAGGTCTGGCGATGAGCGGCGGCGACTATCTGCAGAGCCTGCGCATCACGTTGGCAAATGGCGACGTCACCCAACTCGACTTCACGAAGAGCGCGGCCGTGACCGAACTCAGTGCGACTGAGCGCGGCCTGCTCGGGGCGCCGTAA
- a CDS encoding HAL/PAL/TAL family ammonia-lyase: protein MAEHDLIDVPDAGANVNTTAVVIGGRKLTIEEVVAIAQHRAPVALSADPAWRARIQRGADFLRRHLAAGATVYGVNTGYGDACVVDVPMELVEALPLQLTRYHGCGMGQYLDEAQTLAVIAARLNSLAYGFSGVRPVLLERLADLVNHRVLPCVPSEGSVGASGDLTPLSYVAAALAGERDVMFKGRLRDVREVWTELGQTPLTLAPKEGLALMNGTAVMTGLACLAFARADHLTRLTARLTALCTVALDGRAAHFDAMLFEVKPHAGQAEAAAWIRDDLAGRDDTPGHRLQDRYSIRCSPHVIGVARDALSWVRRDVENELNSANDNPLIDPDNERVLHGGNFYGGHIAFAMDSLKVAIANLADLMDRQLALLVDVNFNNGLPRNLSGATSARAAINHGFKAVQISSSAWTAEALKNTMPASVFSRSTEAHNQDKVSMGTIAARDCLRVLELTEQVAAAHTLATVQAARLRLKIDSGTPVPAPLRTFMESVGAQSPFVDEDRALEHELRALTARIAACDLLQDYRGGPDA from the coding sequence ATGGCCGAACATGATCTGATCGATGTGCCGGATGCGGGCGCAAATGTGAACACGACAGCAGTCGTAATAGGCGGGCGCAAGCTCACGATCGAAGAGGTCGTCGCGATTGCGCAGCACCGCGCGCCGGTCGCCTTGAGCGCCGATCCGGCGTGGCGCGCGCGCATCCAGCGCGGCGCGGATTTTCTGCGCCGGCATCTGGCCGCGGGCGCGACCGTGTACGGCGTCAACACCGGTTACGGCGACGCCTGCGTGGTCGACGTGCCGATGGAACTGGTCGAAGCATTGCCGCTGCAACTCACGCGCTATCACGGCTGCGGCATGGGCCAGTATCTCGACGAGGCGCAGACGCTCGCGGTGATCGCCGCGCGGCTCAACTCGCTCGCATACGGTTTTTCCGGCGTGCGTCCGGTGTTGCTCGAACGTCTGGCCGATCTGGTCAATCATCGCGTGTTGCCGTGCGTTCCGTCGGAAGGCTCGGTCGGTGCGAGCGGCGATCTCACGCCGCTTTCGTATGTGGCCGCCGCGCTCGCGGGTGAGCGCGACGTGATGTTCAAAGGGCGCCTGCGCGATGTGCGTGAAGTGTGGACCGAACTCGGTCAAACGCCGCTTACGCTCGCGCCGAAAGAAGGGCTCGCGCTGATGAACGGCACCGCCGTGATGACGGGTCTCGCCTGTCTCGCGTTTGCGCGCGCCGATCATCTCACGCGGCTCACCGCGCGCCTGACGGCGCTGTGCACGGTCGCGCTCGACGGCCGTGCCGCACATTTCGACGCGATGCTGTTCGAAGTGAAGCCGCACGCCGGTCAGGCCGAAGCGGCGGCATGGATCCGTGACGACCTGGCCGGGCGCGACGACACGCCGGGCCACCGTCTGCAGGACCGATATTCGATTCGCTGCTCGCCGCATGTGATCGGCGTGGCGCGCGACGCGCTTTCGTGGGTGCGCCGCGACGTCGAGAACGAACTGAACAGCGCGAACGACAACCCGCTGATCGATCCGGACAACGAACGCGTGCTGCACGGCGGCAACTTCTACGGCGGTCATATCGCTTTCGCGATGGACTCGCTGAAGGTCGCGATCGCCAATCTCGCCGATCTGATGGACCGGCAACTGGCGCTCCTCGTCGACGTCAATTTCAATAACGGCTTGCCGCGCAATCTGTCGGGCGCCACGTCCGCGCGCGCCGCGATCAATCACGGTTTCAAGGCGGTGCAGATTTCGTCGTCCGCATGGACCGCCGAAGCATTGAAGAACACCATGCCCGCCAGTGTTTTCTCGCGCTCCACCGAGGCGCACAACCAGGACAAGGTCAGCATGGGCACGATCGCCGCGCGCGACTGCCTGCGCGTGCTGGAACTGACCGAACAGGTGGCGGCAGCGCATACGCTCGCAACCGTGCAAGCTGCCCGTCTGCGATTGAAGATCGATAGTGGAACGCCGGTTCCCGCGCCGCTGCGAACGTTCATGGAGAGCGTGGGCGCGCAGTCGCCATTCGTCGACGAAGACCGCGCGCTCGAACACGAACTGCGCGCACTGACCGCCCGCATTGCCGCGTGCGATCTACTGCAAGACTATCGCGGAGGACCGGACGCATGA